DNA from Chroicocephalus ridibundus chromosome 23, bChrRid1.1, whole genome shotgun sequence:
CTTTCTCCAGCCAAAGTCCACCCAGACGTTGCGCAAGCGAAACCCACCCCGGGCTGGGCGCTCGCGGCACCTTTCCCGGCACCGAGAGAGCGCTGAAGGCCACCACCGCGTCCAACATAAACACACCGGCTTCGCCCCTTTCCCAGCAAAGGGGAGGCAGCGGCGATGCCGGTGCGGGACCCCTCCGCATTCCCagggaagaacagaaggaaaaccgCTTttacacaccaccccccccccgcactgtGGGGTACCACGTACTGATTCATGCTGGCCACGAAGCCGATGACGGAGCGCATCCCTTTGCTGTGGCCGTGGTAGACGTCCATGCCGATGACCATCAGCTGTTTCttggtgggggttgggggggtaaAAAGGCAGGTGGGAGTTAGGGATAAGTCAGACAGCTCCGGGCTGGCCTGCCGGGATCCCTCCGGCTGCGAAGGACATTGTACGCACAAAACAGAGACGCCAACCCCAATTCCACAGATGGCTCACCCGCATCCCCCACACGGAAGCCCGTGACCGCACCAGTTtacacacccccgccccccaccccggcccccggAGCTCGCAAACTCACGGCACGCGTGTCTCGCTTGCCTTACCAGGGGGATGTCCACCCCCCAGAGCTCGCCGCCCAGCTTGCAGTTCATCTGCAGCAGGACTTTCTGGACCACGCTCCTCATCTTGCCCGCCTGGCCCATGAGGGATTGTGCGTTGATgacctggtggggcagggggcggggaaaaaaaaaaaacaaaaccagggaaaaCCGAGGCTGGAGATGCCCCCAGCGTGCCGGTGGTCCCGTTTTGCCGAGTCCCTTACCTACCTGGGAGGGCACCGGGGACTGCACGCAGCACAGCTTCTTGATGGCCCCGTACAAGTCCTCCCGGCTGCTGGAGATGATGCACAGGAGAAGCTGCACCTTGTCCTGCGGGGAGGGCGACGCAGGAGCATCAGATGCAGGAGCACCCAAGGAGACCCAGCGGCGGCACGGCCTGTCCTAACCTGCGCTATATCCCCcgctcccagctcccccccccccccctcacctcgcTGCCCAAAACGCTTCGGATGGTCTTGGCGTAGGTCTCGATGCGGTCATCCTTCAGCTCCACCAAGGCGGGCCGGCTGACGTGCATGCCGATGGGGCCGCAGACGCTCTCCATGGCCGCCACCAGATCCTTCGCCAGGTCCTGCAGGCGCTTCGGGTAGACCAGCAGCCAGTAATTCATGGCGATCTAGGACGGGGAGGCCAGGACAGCCCTTGCCTCGGGGCCACGGCTGCCAAAAcacgcagctcccagccctgcagcacagcGGGAAatttgggagaggggaaaaagagccCAAGAGGAACCTAAAGGGCACACAACATCCGATTGCTGCAGTCTGGAAGCCTTCAGCCACCCCAGGAGGAGGTGGGAAAGCAGACGCCGCGGCCGCGTACCTCTAACCTCCTTAGGAAAACCAGGCTGACGCACAAAGCCAACATAAATAAGGGAAGGGTTTTAGCTCGAACAAGCTCAGGCGGGAGCGGGGCAGACGGGATGCCAGCACTAAGAAAACCCATCCCAGTTTTCAAACAAGGGGATGTTGTTGCGAGGTTCCGAGCCGTGGGCTCACCGCCGAGATGGAAGCTTCTCGCGTGACCTCCTTGTTCCAGCTCAGGTCCTCGGCGGGCAGGAAGGAGCTGTGCCGCAGGTTGATCCTCTCCGCGGGCAGGATTCGGCCCTGGGTCTGAAAGGAGCAGAAACACACGGTAGCTCCGGTGCCGCCGCGGTGCGGCCATTGCCTGAATTCCCGGGGGGGACGGACCCCCCACCGCAGCCCCTTACCCTGTGGATGTCTGGGTCCAGGGTGAGCCCCCAGCGCATCAGCTCCCCCGAGGCCTCCGGGCTGTCCTTGATCCTGCGCAGGAGGCTGGTGAGCCGCACGTAGTGCTGCCTGGGGCTCTGCAGCATCTCCCGCATCACGTCCTGCAGCGGGCGGGCACGGGAGGAGAGAGGTTGGGGAGCCCCCGGGTGTGATGGCGGGGGGGCTCCCCAAGCAGCGCCTGGCCAGGGCTCAGCTCTCCAAACTGGGCAAGCGCCGGCTCAGGGGAGCGGGGATCACCAGACGTAGGCGTGCTCCGACCTTCAGCATTCGACTGTCCTTCTTTGTGTCGGGGATCCCGGTCATGAAGGTGAGCTCCGGCACGAGCAGCACCATGTCCAGACGACGctacagggagggggacaggcacCGTCAGCCCCCCGAGGGGGCTGCAAGGCCCTGCCCTCCCGGCGACAGGTAggtcaggggctggaggaggcgagAAAAGACCGCGGGTCTCAATCTCCCCCCCGCGGCTCTCTGCGATCGGCTCACCTTCCCCTCCGGTGTCTGTTTTTCCCTGGGCCTGTGGATGAGCAGCGGCTGGTCCAGCTCCCTGATGGTGATGCCGTAGGCTTTGCTGGGCAAACAGCAGGGAGGTGGCATCAGGCGAGACATTCGCGCTCCTGCTCAGCCACCCTCGGTCAGAGCCGGGCATCAAGCCCTTCCCCACAGATGCTCATCCCAAAGGATGCTCCGTGGACCACTGCTACCTGTAGTACTCCACGAAGGTGATCTCCTCGCCGCTAAGCAGGGTGAAACTGTCCCTCGGGGTCTTGTTCCAGTCGATGTCGTCGACGCGGTAAGTGCGGTTGTTGTAGCGGGTGATGACCACGTTGCCCACCAGCTGCTTGGTGCACTCGTCCTGGAAGCTGCTGAGGCTTTGCTTGTAGATGGTGTGCCTGCGGccgggagagagggaggaggagaggctcaGGGTGATGCTCCCTGCCCACGCTCCCCCCAAAATCAAACGCCTTTTGCCAAACAGCACCAGTGGCCACGAGCCCGGTGATCGTAGCCAGCATTGCCCTCGCTGAGAGACAGCCCTGGACACGGCTGCTGGAAAGCCACCCTCATCCCCAAAACTCCACGGGGCTCCtctgtttcttcccccccccccccccccccttacatGAAGTTCAGAACAGAATCGCTGCGGATGACTTTGTGGATGGGATCGACCAAGAGGAAGAGGCCGCCGTCCTTCTTCCGGATGCTGACGGAGTATCCCGGCCAAATCTGCAGCCTGCGACGAGGAGAAAAGATGCCCGACGGCGCCCGGGTTAAAACCGGAGCCGCCTGCACGGCGCTGCCAGAGGGACCGGGCAGCCATCCCGCTCGCCAAGGAGCACTCAAAACACAGAGGATTTATTTCCCAGCTGGCTGCCAGCTTTCAGCTAATAACCCCTGAATTGCACTGCAGAAAACAGGCGCTTCTGAGGTCAGGTTAACCAGAGCCGGCCAAGAGAGCTGACCTGGCAAAGGCTTCCGAATTTCCAGCCTTGCGCTACTGCCGGGGCAACAGGGACGTCCCTGTCTCGCACCCAAGTGAGCGGCAGGAGAAAACCACGTCCAGCACCCACCTGTAATGCTGTATTACGGTGGCCTGGGCAGGTTCAAAGAAGTTTCTCCCAACCAGATTCATATCTAAGATTCTCATCACCCTAGGGAAGGCAAATAAAAGCAAGGATGGGCTCAGgcttggagggaggaggaggaggagggtcttTTTCCCTGGAGCTCGGGGAGGGTCTCCACTGTTCCTCACCTCCGGAAAACCACATTGTAAAAGGGGATGCAGAGATCCGAGCTGGGCTCGAGGACTTTGGTTATCTGGATGGTGATGGTGATCTCCTCCCCGTCGCTCCTCCGCTGAGCCTTCAGACTGACGGGCTGCGGGGCGACACGGTGCGttagccggggcgggggggatgctcTCCTACCCAGCACATGGGCTGGagacccggggcggggggcgggttGGGCATCCCCACGCCCCCAGACCAGCCAGAACAACCCCACCCTGGTGCAGATCGCATCGCCCCTTACCTGGGGGAGCATGATGGGCAGGTAGAGGATGGTGCCGTCGAAGGCGGTCACGTCCCCCGTCACTGCCCGGTGCTGCTTCAGCATGGCAAAGCGGGCGCTCCTGCACTCCacctcggggctgcgggagaCGGGGACGCATCACCTGCCACCGCTGGCAAGTCCTCGGTCCTTTAACCCCCGCTCTGCCCCCCAACGAGACTCCACTCAGGACCCCAACAACCCCACGAGGAGGAAAAGCCGGGGGTTCGTTTGCTTTGCTGCCCCGCTGCAGCTCTGTCCGCAGCCCCGTGGCCGCGCGGGACGCTCCATCTAGCGGCTACTGGAatggatggagggacggagaGACAGGGAGGGCTCTGCCAAGGGGCACCCACCCTtcgaggggctgcgggggggcccgGCCCACCGTGCCCACGCCGATACCTGAAGGTGACATGGTACTGGTAGACGGCTTCGTTCTGGCAGTGGATTTTAACCAAGTTCAGCCCCAAGGCTAAGGCAGTTCCCTTAGCCACCGGTGCCCTAGGAGAGACAGAGCAGAGGCAGTATGGAGAGCTGGGACCCCAACATGTGGGGCCGGGGCTCGCTGACACTTCACTTACGGTCTGCCGGcagccgggggggtccctggggtgggcgcaggtggcagggAGGGCCGGGGTCCCGGCGGGTGCAGGGTGGGTGCAGCGGCAATGCAGGGCTTCCCGTGGGATGGCACGGCGGCTTGTCTcccggggggagcaggcagcatgTCCCCTCTGCCTCGCCACAGGATCCTGCGTCCCCGGAGCAGGCAGAGGTGAGTCCCAGCACGCTGGGGACACGCCGGTGGTATCCTGGCTGCAAACCCCCTGTGACGGCCATCCCTACCACCCCCTAGGGCATCCCTCAGCAATCCCCCCCCTCCAGCAGCCAGGTCCCCCTGCTTGTGCCCCACACACAGTGGGTGCTCCCTGCCCGGAGACGCTCAAAACACCGAATTTTGGAACAGGAGGTGGCACAGGTGGCTCGGTCACAACAATGGTGTCACTTACAGAGCATCCCCCGGCCCACCACCACCCGAGTCAGCCATTAAACCGTCAGAAAGACTTGAGGCcaaggtgttgggggggggacagacagaGGGGGACTCACCGCCCGCGCGTGGGGAGTgctgccgccgccccctcctcctcctccaccgctgggctgggctgcgccAGAGCCTCCACCATGGTGCCGCGGCCTGTGGGAAGGAGAGGGCATGGTGGGTGGTGGGGGGCCAGACCGGGCCTCGCTGccacccccccgccatcccgGGCACAGCCACCTACCGAGGGGCCAGTCCCCGGCCTCCAGCGAGGGGCAGGGCCGCTCGCCCAGGCCTAGGCTGcacagcagggcagagagaggcGCCACGGCGGGCCGGGACTCcggagggccgggccggggcaggcgcTGGGCTTGTCCCGGGAGCCCCCGCAGCCTGCCCGGGTGagcgggaccggggccggggaggcggaAGGGCCGGAGAGGCTCCATGGCCGCCCCGTCGAGGCGACGGCCCGCAGCGCCGAGCACGCCGCCGCCGACGCACTGCGCAGGcgcggccccgcccacccccgccgccgcgccctctTATTGGGCAGCTCGGTGGCCACGCCCCGCGCGGCGGGGCCCAATTCCCGCGCGGGAGGGTAGAgttcagcaccgcggacagcgacCGGCGAGGGGGCGTGGCCCAGGCAGGAAGGGGGCGtggccggggcaggagctggggcggggggggtaaaATGGGATGGGGTAGGACAGGGGTAAAATGGGGCCGGTGTAAGATTTCATGGTGGGGGGGGGTAAGATAGGGGGTAGGGAGGCATAAGACGGGATGGGGGTAAGATAGGATGGGATAGGACAGGGATATGATGGGATGCAGGGTAAAATGGAATAAAGCGGGGAGGATAAAATGGGATGGGAGTAAGATTTCATGGGACGGGGGGGGGTAAGATAGAAGGTAGGGAGgcatgagatgggatgggggtAAGATAGGATAGAGTGGGGGGGGTAAAATGGGGTAGGAGTAAGATtttatggggtgggggggtaaaATAGAGGTTAGGGAGGCATAAAGTGGGATGGGAGTGAAGTAGAATGGGGTAGGACAGGGATaagatgggatgaggggtaagatgggacagggtgggggggtAAAATGGGGTGGGGGGTAAGATTTGATATGGCGGCGGGGTAAGATAGAAGGTAGGGAGGCGTAAGATGGGATGGGGGAAGGATTGGATGGGGTGGGTAAGATGGGATGGGGGGGTAGGATGGGACAGGGGTAAGATGGGATAGGGTGGGAGGGGTAGAATGGGATGGGGGGGGTAAAAGTAAGATGGGATGGGGTAAGATTGGGGGTAGGGAGGTGTAAGATGGGATGGGGAGGTGTAAGATGGGATGGGGGAGGTAAAATGGAATGGGGGTTAAGATGGGATGaggcgaggggtgggggggcaagaGCCAAGGGGCAAGTGCagcccccgctccgctccgcacgGGCAATTGGTgcctccccgccctccccccgggAGGATTTGGTTCCATGATGGCAGACCCTTGGGCGATGCCTTCCCCCCCACGACACgcagcctcctgcccccaccGTGGGGATGCGCTGGTAGCCACGCACTGGCCCCCTCCCATGCTGCAGCGGTGCCCAGGGCCAACActggtccctggggggggttcCCCACATCCCACCACCTCCATGCTGCTTCCTCGGCATGGAGCAGGGAgatgctcagggctggggggggggtgctcAGCCCTGGGGGTGGCCGGAAAGGCTGTGGGGCCCCCCCTGGCTCTCCCAAGGGAGCCGCGGGTGAGTAGGTGGCCGAGGACCTGGCCCCACGTGCCAGCACTGAGCGTGTCACACCGACAAGCTGGTGGcaacgggggggggggctggtggcacggaggtgggggggggacagctGGCGGGGGCACCGCGGAGGAGACGGGAAGAGATGGAGCAGCCCCacaccggggcggggggtgggaaaAGAGGTTTTTATTCCACATTTTTCCCCGCAGGCGCGTGTCCcgctctccccagcctgtgcaCAGCTGCTGGAGAgccgcggggggggacacaccagggTCCCGCACATCCAGAAATCCGTGAGATGTAGGCAGACACAGCCCCTGCCTGTTTGGCacgggaagggggcggggggtctgggggtcaaagccggagcccccagccccggtgctGCCCCACTGCAGGGCCGGGAAGGAGGTAGGAGCCATCCCTGCGCCCACACCTGCAGAAGACAcctctccgtgtccccaggcTGGAGGGTCCGAGGACACCGCAGGGTCCCCGAGCTGCGCGGGGAgcatccccacgggctgcggggcatgGAGCTGAGCACCCCCTCCGCTGCCGGCTCCCCCCGGGCTACCGGTGCCGGTGCTCCAGCAGAGCCTCGAAGTCCGGGGAACACACCAGCTTGTGCTTCACGTGGCCCAGGACGATCATCTCCCCCGTCCGGTTGTCCCCGATGCCAACGGACACCAGCTCCTATTCCAGCAGGGAGAAACGCCCGTAAGCAGCCCAATCCCACGGGAAACGCTTTAACTGTGGTTGGGAGAAGGGCTTGAGGTCCCTGcccgctgccgggggctgggggtggtgtcCCTAAGCCGGGAGGAGATGTGCCCCCCACTGCTACCCACACCTCAGGGGACAAGAGCAgccacagggatgctggggggtgcCACGACCCTGCTCCTCCCTGAtggccccagggaccccccaaccCCAAGGGCCTATGGTGGGGTGCAGCCCCACGAACCAGgtccccagacacccccccacacacacacccgaCCCTGTACCTGTAAGAAGGAGCAGGGGGTCCCCATGGTCACGTCCAGGGTCACCTTGCCCAGCACCAGCTGCACCTTTCCCGACTTTCGGACGAGcagtttccccacctgccccTCGGGGAGGTCGGCCAGGGTGCAGGTATTCTCCGCCTGCTTCGCCTCCTGCCACCGcgggattggggggggggaacgacacacaAATCACCACCCTGTCCCCCGTCGTCCCCCCTCCACCGCCCCCTCCGCCGGGCCCTTACCTGGCTCTTCTCCtgcttcaccaccaccacctgccctTCCTCGTTTTGCAGCTCCGTCTTGATGGGTTTGGCGTCGTGGGTGGGGGGCTGGCCGGGCAGGGTGTcgggcagctggaggaagagcagcTCCTCTTCCCCCGACAGGCTCAGCCGCTGCAGCAGCTCGGCCACCGACACGTCCCGGGGAAAACCCGGGGGGGGTCCTTTGCTTTGCAgcggtttgggggggggttccTCATCGCACGGCTCTTCTTTCACTGGCACCGGGGGCGAGAGGGGGCGGGTGGGCACAGAGAGGTGGCGGGTGGGCATCAGGGATGGCGGGTGGGCACGGAGAGGGGGCAGGTGGGCATCAGGGATGGTGGGTGGGCACGGAGAGGGGGCAGGTGGGCATCAGGGATGGCGGGTGGGCACGGAGAGGTGGCAGGTGGGCATCAGGGATGGTGGGTGGGCACCAGACATGGTGGGTGGGCACGGAGAGGGGGCGGGTGGGCATCAGTGATGGCGGGTGGGCATGGAGAGGGGTCGGGTGGGCACCAGACATGGTGGGTGGGCACGGAGAGGGGTCGGGTGGGCACCAGACATGGTGGGTGGGCACGGAGAGGGGTCGGGTGGGCACCAGACGTGGCAGGTGGGCACGGAGAGGGGTCGGGTGGGCATGGAGAGGGGTCGGGTGGGCATCAGACGTGGTGGGTGAGCACGGAGAGGGGGCGGGTGGGCATCAGGGATGGTGGGTGGGCATCAGGAATGGTGGGGGGGCACCAGACATGGTGGGTGGGCACGGAGAGGGGGCGGGTGGCCATCAGAGATGGTGGGTGGGCATCAGGGATGGTGGGTGGGCACCAGACGTAGCGGGTGGGCATCAGAGGTGGGACAGCCCCCCCCACGCCCACTGGGTTTCTCCCCCCGCGAAAAGCACCTTTCACTGGTGGGTCCAGCTCCATCTTCTCCTCCTTGGGgctgggcagccagggctgggcgTCCTCCTGCTCCGTTGCCTCCTCCTTGAAGAGCCAGCCCGAGTGGGCCAGCGGCAGCTGCACCGGCTTGTTACGGATGTCGTTCTTCAGCCCCGGGTCATCCAGGAACTACGGGGACGGGAGACGAGACACTGAACACGGCCCCGGTGACACCGAAGCCACCCGGCCCGGCCCCACTCACGTCGTCCTTCTGCAGCATCCGCAGGATCTGCTTCGTCTCCTCGTCcgtctccctcttctccttcttgaTGTTGATGATGTGGGAAGGGCCGAAGTCCGACACGTCCACCGTCTTGTCCCAGGAgcctgctggggagcagggaacAGCCCCGGGGATGAGCCCCCAGCCGGGTGGGACACCCCAAAATCTtcccccgctcctccccgggaatggcggcggggaggggggcagctgcCCTTACCTTTCTTCTTCATCATTTCAGCAGGACCCTGCTCGAAGATGGAGTGGGACTGGATAACCtcgggccggccccggccccggccgtgCCCATCGCGTTGCCGGTCCCGCTCCcgttccttcttctccttcttgacGGTGACGTCCTCTCTGGGcctggggagcggggaggtggcCTGTCACCCTGTCCCCCTGCCGCCAGGTTGccctctcggggggggggggctgttttgCCCACCGAGACCCTGCCGCCTTGGGTACCCGCCCGGCGAAACCGCGCCCCACGGAAACGCTGACGAGGCCACTTACTCTTCCTTGATCTTCCTGCTAATTATGTTGGGGGTGAAGGTTTTCTGCAAACGAGAGCAGAGGGACAAGTCGCTGCACGAGCCCAGATAAGCAACAGAAACCAAACCGgccgcggggctggaggaggcggatGGGCACGCGGCCACGTCCCGCTCCCCCCACAGCACCCCGACCCCCCCGGGGGTCTCTCCTCGCACCCACACCCCAACAGCGGGGCAGGGTCACCCCAAAAAGGGCggttttggggacacccccccccccaggtcacTCACCTTCTTTGGGCCTAGCAGGGTgaggggggctggaggaggtgccTCCCCCCCACCAGAGCAcccagaaccccccccagctgctgctctgggggtCCCTCCTCGCACCCACCCCCCAACAGTGGCACAGGACGTAGGGTCACCCTGAAAGGGGTGGTTTTGgagaccccccccaaaaggggTACTCGCCTTCTTCACACCTGCCAAGGTgaggggggctggaggaggcaaCTGGGGACGCGGCCACATCCCGCTCCCCCCAGAGCGCCCCGACCCCCCTGGGGGTCCCTCCTTGCACCCACAGCCCAACAGTGGGGCAGGAGACAGGACCACCCCAGAAGGGGCggttttggggacccccccaaaaaggggtaCCCACCTTCTTCACACCTCCCAGGGTGAGGGGGGCCGGAGGAGGCGGCTGGGGACCCGGCCAAGTCCCAAATGGACCAGGTCCCCCCACCGGAGCACACCAACCCCCCCCGGGGTGCTGCTCCAGGGGTCCCTCCACGCACCCACACCCCAAACGGTGGGGCAGGAAGCAGCGTCACCCCAAAAGGGGCggttttggggacacccccccccccccaaaaaggggtaCTCACCTTCACACCTCCCCGGGTGAGGTGAGGTGGGTTGGAGGAGGTGGATGGGGATCTGCCACGTCCCGCTCCCCCCAgagcaccccaaaccccccctggGCTGCTGCTCCGGGGGTCCCCTCCTCGCACCCACAccccagcagtggggcaggaggcaggatcACCCCgaaaggggtggttttggggatccccaccccccccaccccccaaaaggGGTACTCACCTTCTTGACGCCTCCCAGGGTGAGGTCCCGGGAGCGGATGGAGGGCAGGCggccgggggtgaggggggggggcggccgggcgccTCCCGAGcaccccccgcgccccggggagccccggccgCAGGCTGCTGGGGGAGCCGGTGTCGCCCGAGCCCCCCTCCGCCAtcctctgcctggccctggagGGGGGGACAGATGGTCAGGGGCACCCAGggtcagccccccccccccccctcacccccaaataGCACCCCCTCATATATACTCCCCCCGAGGGTGCTCCCCCCGCACCACGGCGGTCACCCCGCCCCGGACCTACTCGTTCCCCCTCCCCAGAGTGCTCCACCCCCGcaatgcacccccccccccagacccacttGCACCCTCTCCCCAGGGGGCTCACACCCCCCAGAGCCACTTGCACCCCTATCCAGGGGGCTcggcccccccacacacccctccgGACCCAccggcaccccctccccagggtaCTCCTCCCCAATTCGCCCCACCAGACTCACTCGAACCCCCCTTTCCCATGGCGcttcccccccccaagacccaTCCACACGTCTTTccagggggctcagccccccatACCCCCCCCAAACCCATCGGCACACCCTCCCCAGGGTGTTCCCCCCCTCCGGACCCACTCACACCCCACTCCCCAGAGTGTTTcctccccacgcacccccccaGACCCACTAGACCCCACCCCAGGGGGctcaacccccccacacacccctccgGACCCAccggcaccccctccccagggtgcTCCCCCCCTCCGGACCCACTCGCCTCCTTCCCCAGGGTGCTGCCCTCCCCCCGGACCCACTCGCCCCCCTTCccagggggctcagcccccccatACACCCCCCGGACCCACTcgcatccccctccccagggtgTTTCTCCCCCCATGCACCCCCCCCGGACCCATtcgccccccaccccagggagctCACCCACCACGGAGCCACTCGCCCCACTTCCCAGGTGGCTCAGCCCACCCATaaacccccccagacccactCGCCCCCCCCTCCAGAGCCGCTCACCCCACGCCACGCTGCCCCTTACCCTGCCCGGGGAACCACCGGCTCGCCGCCCCACTGCGCATGCGTCCCGTGCGACGGGCCCTTCCCGGAGAGACGCCGCTGCCGCCATCTTTGTTACGGGCACGCGGGGTCTGCCAATGGGCCGCCATCTTTGTGCTTGGCACTGCCCGGCCATGCCGAAGGTTGCGGCGCCATCTTTGTGATGGGCAGTGCCCGGCTCTCCGGAGGGGGCACGGTGGGGGGAATGGGAGGACCGCGGGGAggttggggggccgggggtgtcACTCACCCCTTCATTTGAACCCCCCCCCTTCATCTTGGGCTCAAACCAcccctccagcatctcctgcagcccggggtgggggtgggggggtcccaacCAATCTACACCCCCACGCGCGTGGGCGCTCGGAGGGgggaaaatgagctttttttggggtccccccccaaaaccaccacatAGTGGGGGTCCCCCACATCACCATCAGCGAAGCatcaatccccccccccccctttttttttttttgactttgcACCCACATTTCCCAccggggggcacagctgggtaCCAGCATCCTTGGTGGGTACCAGCATCCCCCGGCAATCACTGCATcccattttttgggggggcggggggggggggtgtcccggttGTGCCGTCCCCGGCACaaccgggacaccccccccctccgccccccccaaaaaaggggggggtTCAGGCAGAAGCTGc
Protein-coding regions in this window:
- the PIWIL2 gene encoding piwi-like protein 2, with product MEPLRPFRLPGPGPAHPGRLRGLPGQAQRLPRPGPPESRPAVAPLSALLCSLGLGERPCPSLEAGDWPLGRGTMVEALAQPSPAVEEEEGAAAALPTRGRILWRGRGDMLPAPPGRQAAVPSHGKPCIAAAPTLHPPGPRPSLPPAPTPGTPPAAGRPAPVAKGTALALGLNLVKIHCQNEAVYQYHVTFSPEVECRSARFAMLKQHRAVTGDVTAFDGTILYLPIMLPQPVSLKAQRRSDGEEITITIQITKVLEPSSDLCIPFYNVVFRRVMRILDMNLVGRNFFEPAQATVIQHYRLQIWPGYSVSIRKKDGGLFLLVDPIHKVIRSDSVLNFMHTIYKQSLSSFQDECTKQLVGNVVITRYNNRTYRVDDIDWNKTPRDSFTLLSGEEITFVEYYSKAYGITIRELDQPLLIHRPREKQTPEGKRRLDMVLLVPELTFMTGIPDTKKDSRMLKDVMREMLQSPRQHYVRLTSLLRRIKDSPEASGELMRWGLTLDPDIHRTQGRILPAERINLRHSSFLPAEDLSWNKEVTREASISAIAMNYWLLVYPKRLQDLAKDLVAAMESVCGPIGMHVSRPALVELKDDRIETYAKTIRSVLGSEDKVQLLLCIISSSREDLYGAIKKLCCVQSPVPSQVINAQSLMGQAGKMRSVVQKVLLQMNCKLGGELWGVDIPLKQLMVIGMDVYHGHSKGMRSVIGFVASMNHVLTKWYSRVVFQMPHQEIADSLRLCLADALQHFHEMNHCLPKKIVVYRDGVSDSQLDTVLKYEIPQMQKCFDTFENYEPSMVVVVVQKQISTNFYALRAEQFASPPPGTVIDHTITSSDWQDFFLLAHCSRQGCSIPTRYICVLNTANLSYEHLQRLTFKLCHLYWNWPGTVRVPAPCKYAHKLAFLSGQVLHHEPGAQLCDKLFFL
- the POLR3D gene encoding LOW QUALITY PROTEIN: DNA-directed RNA polymerase III subunit RPC4 (The sequence of the model RefSeq protein was modified relative to this genomic sequence to represent the inferred CDS: deleted 1 base in 1 codon) encodes the protein MAEGGSGDTGSPSSLRPGLPGARGVLGRRPAAPPLTPGRLPSIRSRDLTLGGVKKKTFTPNIISRKIKEEPREDVTVKKEKKERERDRQRDGHGRGRGRPEVIQSHSIFEQGPAEMMKKKGSWDKTVDVSDFGPSHIINIKKEKRETDEETKQILRMLQKDDFLDDPGLKNDIRNKPVQLPLAHSGWLFKEEATEQEDAQPWLPSPKEEKMELDPPVKVKEEPCDEEPPPKPLQSKGPPPGFPRDVSVAELLQRLSLSGEEELLFLQLPDTLPGQPPTHDAKPIKTELQNEEGQVVVVKQEKSQEAKQAENTCTLADLPEGQVGKLLVRKSGKVQLVLGKVTLDVTMGTPCSFLQELVSVGIGDNRTGEMIVLGHVKHKLVCSPDFEALLEHRHR